The Metamycoplasma phocicerebrale genome includes a region encoding these proteins:
- the greA gene encoding transcription elongation factor GreA: protein MDDEKIYLTKESLKEYKERLVYLQEEARPLVIEELKEARNQGDLSENAEYDAARDKQAAIEAEILKIQHIIENASIIKTDSKSSHIVQLGSSVKLFKLNTKELLDVKIVGALNADPFIGNISNVSPLAKAILNHKVDDIVEVEGPKKYKVRIEVIY from the coding sequence ATGGATGACGAAAAAATTTATTTAACTAAAGAGAGTTTAAAAGAATATAAAGAAAGATTAGTTTATTTACAAGAAGAAGCAAGGCCTTTAGTTATTGAAGAACTAAAAGAAGCTAGAAATCAAGGTGACTTATCAGAAAATGCTGAATATGATGCAGCGCGTGATAAACAAGCCGCAATTGAAGCTGAAATTTTAAAAATACAACATATTATTGAAAATGCTTCAATTATTAAAACAGACTCTAAAAGTTCTCATATTGTACAATTAGGTTCATCAGTTAAATTATTTAAATTAAATACTAAAGAACTATTAGATGTTAAAATAGTGGGTGCTTTAAATGCCGATCCTTTTATAGGCAATATTTCAAACGTCTCACCATTAGCAAAGGCTATTTTAAATCATAAAGTAGATGATATTGTAGAAGTTGAAGGACCAAAAAAATATAAAGTTAGAATTGAAGTAATATATTAA
- a CDS encoding BC85_0335 family putative methyltransferase, whose product MNNSTYYSLIKGTSKISPKTRLGLIISIVLVLLIAIIVLILSFWYKKKAIKKYLSPIEQEEINKLKINNPNYGVVLNGIQPLYKDYINDFLTCFLINTIYINKYKKVYLESDNDYLAISIANLVNGIDVEYNGYFDKKIREDIIEKYPELNFENIKTVSKSQNVNDFMLFFKEESNIKNIIDNKLNLLSDKGMAIVLIKNFKSIKNYKNLLKEYDLRYETLKFKNKSVILLAKGNIKNRIEKGE is encoded by the coding sequence ATGAATAATAGCACTTACTATTCTTTAATTAAGGGTACTTCTAAAATATCACCTAAAACTAGATTAGGATTAATAATTTCGATTGTCTTGGTTTTATTGATAGCTATTATTGTTTTAATATTAAGTTTTTGATATAAAAAGAAAGCAATTAAAAAATATTTATCGCCCATTGAGCAAGAAGAAATAAATAAATTAAAAATAAATAATCCTAATTATGGAGTTGTGCTTAATGGAATTCAACCTTTATATAAAGATTATATAAATGATTTTTTAACTTGTTTTTTAATTAATACTATATATATAAATAAATATAAAAAAGTTTATCTTGAATCGGATAATGATTATTTAGCTATTTCAATAGCAAATTTAGTTAATGGAATAGATGTAGAATATAATGGATATTTTGATAAAAAAATTAGAGAAGATATTATTGAAAAATATCCAGAGCTAAACTTTGAAAATATAAAAACTGTATCAAAATCTCAAAATGTAAATGATTTTATGCTTTTTTTTAAAGAGGAATCAAATATAAAAAATATAATAGACAACAAATTAAATTTATTATCAGATAAAGGTATGGCAATAGTTTTAATTAAAAATTTTAAATCAATCAAAAATTATAAAAATTTGTTAAAAGAATATGATTTGAGATATGAAACACTTAAGTTTAAAAATAAAAGTGTTATACTTTTAGCCAAAGGTAATATTAAAAATAGAATAGAAAAAGGAGAATAA
- the alaS gene encoding alanine--tRNA ligase, with translation MISSKQIREMWINFFKSKGHLVVESKSLIPQNDPSLLWINSGVATLKDYFSGKKIPPAKRITNSQKSIRTNDIENVGITARHHTFFEMLGNFSIGDYFKKEAIAFGYEFIFEVLKFDKEKIYITYYEEDKETYDRWIELGVNPSHLIKGSRDTNFWDVGQGPCGPDTEIFYDRGPKYDSRGIELLVKDIENDRYIEIWNIVFSQFNNDGENHYTELATKNIDTGAGLERITSIMQDAPTNFDTDLFLPIIKEVEAKTDYHYDINNYFTKEPKQTKINTLFKIIADHIRASVNAISDGVSPSNVGRGYIIRRLIRRSYRAGLSLGIKEKSFLYKLVKVVKDSLIYDINVKEVSKIIKQEEELFAKTIKEGEKLLEKELEINGFIDAKTAFKMFDTYGFPIELTEEILKEKGIKIDLNEFYEFLKEHQERSRGNIEAGMQKVINSLSFIPEKVSEFIGYDFLESTSNILYLLNEEEKISKTNNNEDISYLVLDKTPFYATSGGQNHDFGYMIQNNNKIEVLDVFKDKFWNPIHVIKGTINKKDPIQCFVDKDKRLNYARNHSSTHIMFHALRKTYSNDIIEQLGSNIHPEYFTFDFGLDHRPTKKEIKNIEKIMREYIAMSSKRTYIITSVKKAQEMGAYMTIEESEYHDANNVRVVEFENITKDLCGGTHVDNSSVIEDFKIVSVDSKGTGIYRLRVVTSNKLVNKYLEEEIFEKQKLLLSLVKNNKHLNENYEYSFSTEIPKLSFEKEKLLDEYDEIEEKIRDDYKKFLKQKQNEEVDINNYSSEIINNIETYIINEHDNSLLKKAIIQIREAKPNSLIIGFSQIKDNNYFLIVASKKYDAFQFFKLIIKELNGKGGGNKIVSQGSINTKLNDKNIITKIKGLINA, from the coding sequence ATGATTTCATCAAAACAAATTAGAGAAATGTGAATTAATTTTTTTAAATCGAAAGGACATTTAGTGGTTGAATCAAAATCATTAATACCACAAAATGACCCTTCATTATTATGAATTAATTCAGGAGTTGCCACTTTAAAAGACTATTTTAGCGGAAAAAAAATACCTCCTGCTAAGCGAATTACAAATTCTCAAAAGTCAATAAGAACTAATGATATTGAAAATGTTGGAATAACCGCTAGACATCATACATTTTTTGAAATGTTAGGTAATTTTTCAATAGGTGATTATTTTAAAAAAGAAGCAATTGCTTTTGGCTATGAGTTTATCTTTGAAGTTTTAAAATTTGATAAAGAAAAAATTTATATAACATATTATGAAGAAGATAAAGAAACTTATGATAGATGAATAGAATTAGGCGTAAACCCTAGTCATCTTATTAAAGGTTCAAGGGATACAAACTTTTGAGATGTAGGTCAAGGGCCTTGTGGACCAGATACAGAAATATTTTACGATCGTGGACCTAAATATGATTCAAGAGGAATCGAATTACTAGTTAAAGATATTGAAAATGATAGGTATATTGAAATATGAAATATTGTATTTTCACAATTTAATAATGATGGTGAAAATCATTATACTGAATTAGCTACTAAAAACATTGATACTGGTGCTGGTCTAGAAAGAATTACATCAATAATGCAAGATGCACCTACCAATTTTGATACTGATTTATTTTTACCAATAATAAAAGAAGTAGAAGCAAAAACAGATTACCATTATGATATTAATAATTATTTTACTAAGGAACCTAAACAAACTAAAATAAACACACTTTTTAAAATAATAGCTGATCATATTAGAGCTAGCGTTAATGCTATAAGTGATGGTGTTAGCCCTTCAAATGTTGGAAGAGGATATATTATTAGACGTTTAATAAGACGTTCTTATCGTGCTGGACTCTCTTTAGGAATAAAAGAAAAATCTTTTTTATATAAATTAGTTAAAGTTGTAAAAGACTCCTTAATTTATGATATTAATGTTAAAGAAGTATCCAAAATAATAAAACAAGAAGAAGAACTATTTGCCAAAACCATTAAAGAAGGAGAAAAACTTTTAGAAAAAGAACTAGAAATTAATGGTTTCATTGATGCTAAAACAGCTTTTAAAATGTTTGATACTTATGGTTTTCCTATTGAACTAACTGAAGAAATATTAAAAGAAAAAGGTATTAAAATAGATTTAAATGAATTTTATGAGTTTTTAAAAGAACATCAAGAACGTTCAAGAGGAAATATAGAAGCTGGTATGCAAAAAGTAATTAATTCTTTATCTTTTATACCAGAGAAAGTTTCGGAATTTATTGGCTATGATTTTTTAGAAAGCACTTCAAATATTCTATATTTATTAAATGAAGAAGAAAAAATCTCTAAAACAAATAATAATGAAGATATATCTTATCTAGTTTTAGACAAAACTCCATTTTATGCAACAAGTGGTGGACAAAATCATGATTTTGGATATATGATTCAAAATAATAATAAAATTGAAGTATTAGATGTTTTTAAAGATAAATTTTGAAACCCTATTCATGTAATTAAGGGTACAATTAATAAAAAAGATCCAATTCAATGTTTTGTTGATAAGGACAAAAGATTAAATTATGCAAGAAATCATAGTTCTACGCACATTATGTTTCATGCTTTGCGTAAAACTTATAGTAATGATATAATAGAACAATTAGGTTCGAATATTCACCCTGAATATTTTACATTTGATTTTGGTTTAGATCATCGTCCAACCAAAAAAGAAATAAAAAACATTGAAAAAATAATGCGTGAATACATAGCTATGTCTTCTAAAAGAACTTATATTATCACTTCAGTAAAAAAAGCTCAAGAAATGGGAGCTTATATGACTATTGAAGAGTCAGAATATCATGATGCTAATAATGTTAGAGTAGTAGAATTTGAAAATATAACTAAAGATCTTTGTGGAGGAACTCACGTTGATAATTCTAGTGTAATTGAAGATTTTAAAATTGTATCTGTTGATTCAAAAGGAACCGGTATTTATCGTTTAAGAGTTGTTACTTCTAATAAATTGGTAAATAAATATCTTGAAGAAGAAATTTTTGAAAAACAAAAACTTTTATTATCTTTAGTTAAAAATAATAAACATTTGAATGAAAATTATGAATATAGTTTTTCAACAGAAATACCAAAGTTGAGTTTTGAAAAAGAAAAATTATTAGATGAATATGATGAAATAGAAGAAAAAATACGAGATGATTATAAAAAGTTTTTAAAACAAAAACAAAATGAAGAGGTTGATATAAATAATTATTCTTCGGAAATAATCAATAACATTGAAACTTATATTATCAACGAACATGATAATTCTTTATTAAAAAAAGCAATTATTCAAATTAGAGAAGCAAAACCTAATTCTTTAATTATTGGCTTTTCGCAAATAAAAGATAATAATTATTTTTTAATTGTAGCCTCAAAAAAATACGATGCTTTTCAATTTTTTAAACTAATAATAAAAGAATTGAATGGAAAAGGCGGCGGAAATAAAATTGTTTCTCAAGGATCAATTAATACAAAATTGAATGATAAAAATATTATTACAAAAATAAAAGGACTAATTAATGCGTAA
- the ruvX gene encoding Holliday junction resolvase RuvX produces the protein MRKLALDLGTKTCGFAISDLNEIIVSGLETLRFEEWHFIDVIKRVVYYLNDSEYKNEIDAIILGYPLRMDLQKSSRTKMVEKFQKRLQENLSIPVCLQDERESTINAENILFEAGYNGKKRKSKKDSLAAQLILEDYLKRNKNE, from the coding sequence ATGCGTAAATTAGCACTTGATTTAGGTACAAAAACTTGTGGATTTGCAATATCAGATCTAAATGAGATTATTGTTAGTGGTTTAGAGACATTAAGATTTGAAGAATGACATTTTATTGATGTAATTAAAAGAGTTGTTTATTATTTAAATGATAGTGAATATAAAAATGAAATTGATGCAATAATATTAGGATATCCTTTAAGAATGGATTTGCAAAAAAGTTCAAGAACAAAGATGGTAGAAAAATTTCAAAAACGATTACAAGAGAATTTATCTATACCAGTTTGTTTACAAGATGAAAGAGAAAGCACTATAAATGCTGAAAATATATTGTTTGAGGCAGGCTATAATGGCAAAAAAAGAAAAAGCAAAAAAGATTCATTAGCAGCTCAATTAATATTAGAAGATTATTTAAAAAGGAATAAAAATGAATAA